The following proteins are co-located in the Microvirga ossetica genome:
- a CDS encoding vWA domain-containing protein, translating to MFLTFFTELRAAKVPVSFREYLSLLEALDRDLADKSVEEFYYLSRTCLVKDERHFDKFDQVFAHVFKGIESMGRAVDETGIPEEWLRKLAERYLTDEEKKQIEAMGWEKLWENLKKRLEEQKGRHQGGNKWIGTAGTSPYGAYGYNPEGIRIGQDKNRNFRAVKVWDKREFMDFDDSVELGVRNMRIALRRLRRFARTGSAEELDLDETIHETAHKGYLDVRLRPERRNAVKVLLFLDVGGSMDWHIEIAEELFSAARLEFKHFEHFYFHNCVYENLWKENRRRFDETIPTLDVIRTYPSDYRVVFVGDASMSPYEVTHPGGSVEHWNEEPGQAWLRRILDHFPRAVWLNPVPQPHWGYTQSIALIRQAFGDRMYPLNLEGIDHAMRELVR from the coding sequence ATGTTCCTGACCTTCTTCACAGAGCTGCGCGCAGCCAAGGTGCCGGTCTCCTTCCGGGAGTACCTGTCCCTGCTGGAGGCTCTCGACCGGGATCTCGCCGACAAGAGCGTCGAGGAGTTCTACTATCTCTCCCGCACCTGCCTGGTGAAGGACGAGCGCCATTTCGACAAATTCGACCAGGTTTTCGCCCATGTGTTCAAGGGCATCGAGAGCATGGGCCGGGCGGTCGACGAGACCGGCATTCCCGAGGAATGGCTGCGCAAGCTCGCCGAGCGCTATCTCACCGACGAGGAGAAGAAGCAGATCGAGGCCATGGGCTGGGAAAAGCTCTGGGAGAACCTGAAGAAGCGCCTCGAGGAGCAGAAGGGCCGCCACCAGGGCGGCAACAAATGGATCGGTACGGCCGGCACCTCGCCCTATGGCGCCTACGGCTACAACCCGGAAGGCATCCGCATCGGCCAGGACAAGAACCGCAACTTCCGCGCCGTGAAGGTGTGGGACAAGCGCGAGTTCATGGATTTCGACGACAGCGTCGAGCTCGGCGTGCGCAACATGCGCATTGCGCTGCGGCGGCTACGCCGCTTCGCCCGCACCGGCTCGGCGGAGGAACTCGACCTCGACGAGACGATCCACGAGACCGCACACAAGGGCTATCTCGACGTGCGTCTGCGGCCGGAGCGCCGCAACGCGGTGAAGGTGCTCCTCTTCCTCGATGTAGGCGGCTCCATGGACTGGCATATCGAGATCGCGGAGGAGCTGTTCTCGGCAGCGCGGCTCGAGTTCAAGCATTTCGAGCATTTCTACTTCCACAACTGCGTCTACGAGAATCTCTGGAAGGAGAACCGCCGCCGCTTCGACGAGACGATCCCGACCCTCGACGTGATCCGCACCTATCCGTCGGATTATCGCGTGGTCTTCGTGGGCGATGCATCCATGAGCCCTTACGAAGTCACCCATCCCGGCGGCTCGGTGGAGCACTGGAACGAGGAGCCCGGCCAAGCCTGGCTCCGGCGCATCCTCGATCATTTTCCCAGGGCCGTGTGGCTCAACCCGGTGCCGCAGCCGCATTGGGGCTACACCCAGTCCATCGCCCTGATCCGGCAAGCGTTCGGGGATCGCATGTACCCGCTCAATCTCGAAGGCATCGACCACGCGATGCGCGAACTGGTGCGCTAG
- a CDS encoding cation:proton antiporter — translation MAAAIDLQSYQEPILFLATAGIVVPLFHRLKISPVLGFLAAGALLGPYGLGRLVPAYPWVNWVTFTNPEGTSRLAEFGVVFLLFTIGIELSWQRLRTLRRLVFGFGSLQVFLGALILGLAFYAFRTVDTITAATVVGLALALSSTAIVIPVLAEQKRLNTAAGRAGFSALLFQDLLVAPILFAIAVLDTGKPEVTLSSFALLLLQAVVALVLIVGLGRIILRPFFQLVSTPKSPELFMAACLLVVMVTSLIAAVSGLSMALGAFIAGILLSETEYRRAVDVTIQPFKGLLLGVFFVSVGMSLDLFRFLEAPLLILSLAATVVIIKGMTIVAIGRHFGLSTAEAAETGLLLGPGGEFALVILGAAMIAGLVPGGIGQNLLLVTTLTMVAIPLLARLGQRLSRKLEVRRPLDPLVTVAPPTDEVGRVIIAGYGRVGQLVGEMLDRHKVPYLAIDLDPARVASERKAGKPVYYGDGSYPEFLRACGIDRALALVITLDTLNSIEAVVSAARQECSDITIVARARDARHATQLYELGVDDAVPETIEASLQLSEAVLSDIGVPMGLVIASIHERRDEFREILRKKNPKRNPDRAVFQARRRVGKSSPSAVAEQATQVDT, via the coding sequence ATGGCCGCTGCGATAGACCTGCAGTCCTATCAGGAACCCATTCTTTTTCTGGCAACGGCAGGCATCGTCGTCCCTCTGTTCCACCGGCTCAAGATCAGCCCGGTCCTGGGGTTTCTGGCGGCAGGCGCGTTGCTGGGACCCTACGGGCTTGGGCGCTTGGTTCCGGCCTATCCCTGGGTGAACTGGGTCACCTTCACCAATCCGGAGGGAACCTCGCGCCTCGCCGAGTTCGGCGTGGTCTTCCTGTTGTTCACCATCGGCATCGAACTGTCCTGGCAGCGCCTGCGCACCTTGCGGCGCCTCGTCTTCGGGTTCGGCTCCCTCCAGGTCTTTCTGGGCGCATTGATCCTCGGCCTGGCCTTCTACGCATTCAGAACGGTCGACACGATCACCGCGGCAACGGTCGTCGGCCTGGCCCTGGCCTTGTCGTCGACGGCCATCGTGATCCCGGTTCTGGCTGAGCAGAAGCGCCTGAATACGGCGGCGGGACGCGCCGGCTTCTCGGCCCTTTTGTTCCAGGACCTCCTCGTAGCGCCGATCCTGTTCGCCATCGCCGTGCTCGACACTGGCAAGCCCGAGGTGACGCTGTCGTCCTTCGCCTTGCTGCTCCTGCAGGCGGTCGTTGCGCTGGTTCTGATCGTCGGCCTCGGTCGCATCATCCTCAGGCCCTTCTTCCAACTCGTTTCGACGCCGAAGAGCCCAGAGCTTTTCATGGCGGCCTGCCTGCTCGTCGTGATGGTGACCAGCCTGATCGCCGCCGTCAGCGGATTGTCGATGGCGCTTGGCGCCTTCATCGCCGGCATCCTCCTGTCCGAGACGGAATACCGGCGCGCCGTCGACGTGACCATTCAGCCCTTCAAGGGTCTGCTTCTCGGGGTTTTCTTCGTTTCGGTCGGCATGAGCCTCGACCTGTTCCGCTTCCTCGAGGCGCCGCTGCTCATCCTTTCGCTCGCCGCCACGGTCGTGATCATCAAGGGAATGACCATCGTCGCCATTGGACGTCACTTCGGGCTCAGCACGGCAGAGGCGGCGGAAACGGGGCTTCTCTTAGGCCCCGGCGGCGAGTTCGCCCTTGTGATCCTGGGCGCGGCGATGATTGCCGGCCTCGTGCCGGGCGGGATCGGCCAGAACCTCCTTCTCGTGACGACCCTCACGATGGTCGCGATCCCGCTCCTGGCTCGCCTGGGGCAGCGCCTGAGCCGCAAGCTCGAAGTGCGCCGCCCGCTCGATCCTCTGGTCACCGTCGCTCCACCTACTGACGAGGTCGGACGTGTGATCATTGCCGGCTACGGGCGCGTCGGGCAGCTCGTCGGCGAGATGCTGGACCGCCACAAGGTGCCCTATCTCGCCATCGATCTGGACCCTGCCCGCGTCGCGTCGGAGCGAAAGGCTGGAAAGCCGGTCTATTACGGCGATGGGTCCTACCCCGAGTTCCTGCGCGCCTGCGGCATCGACCGGGCGCTTGCTCTCGTGATCACCTTGGACACCCTCAACTCCATCGAGGCCGTCGTGTCTGCAGCGCGCCAGGAATGCTCCGACATCACCATCGTCGCCCGAGCCCGCGACGCGCGTCACGCCACGCAGCTCTATGAGCTTGGCGTGGACGATGCGGTGCCGGAAACCATCGAGGCCTCCCTCCAGCTGAGCGAAGCGGTCCTGAGCGATATCGGAGTCCCGATGGGGCTCGTGATCGCGTCGATCCACGAGCGCCGCGACGAGTTCAGGGAAATCCTCCGGAAAAAGAATCCGAAGCGCAATCCGGATCGGGCCGTGTTCCAGGCGCGCCGGCGCGTCGGCAAGTCGTCCCCGTCAGCGGTGGCGGAGCAGGCGACGCAGGTCGATACCTGA
- a CDS encoding cystathionine gamma-synthase family protein: protein MAYNRYHKDRIGNHKLKPETLMLGYGYDPTLSEGAVKPPVFLTSTFVFNSAEHGKEFFDYVAGRREPPKGEAAGLVYSRFNHPNSEIVEDRLAIFEEAEAGLLFSSGMSAISTTILAFARPGDAILHSQPLYGGTETLIAKTLANMNIGAVGFGDGVDAAGIRAAAKEAMGKGRVSVIMIETPSNPLNTLVDIALIKTIADEIGAAQGHRPVVVCDNTLLGPIFQKPLNDGADISIYSLTKYVGGHSDLIAGAALGSKELMKTVRLLRSAIGTQLDPHSCWMLGRSLETLALRMNAANRNGEIVAAFLHEHPSVAKVHHLAYLPEGSRAKEVYESQSSAPGSTFSFDVKGGEAEAFRVLNALQVFKLAVSLGGTESLISHPASTTHSGVPKATRDRLGVSDATIRVSIGIEHPDDLVADLAQALATLD from the coding sequence ATGGCTTACAATCGCTACCACAAGGACCGAATCGGCAATCACAAGCTGAAGCCCGAAACCCTGATGCTGGGCTACGGCTACGACCCGACCCTGTCGGAAGGCGCGGTGAAGCCGCCGGTCTTCCTCACTTCGACCTTCGTGTTCAACAGCGCCGAGCACGGCAAGGAATTCTTCGACTACGTGGCCGGCCGCCGGGAACCGCCCAAGGGAGAGGCCGCGGGTCTCGTCTATTCCCGCTTCAACCACCCCAATTCCGAGATCGTCGAGGATCGGCTCGCCATCTTCGAGGAGGCGGAGGCGGGCCTCCTGTTCTCCTCCGGCATGTCCGCCATCTCGACGACGATCCTGGCGTTCGCCAGGCCCGGCGACGCGATCCTGCACTCGCAGCCGCTCTATGGCGGCACCGAGACCCTGATCGCCAAGACGCTCGCCAACATGAACATCGGAGCCGTCGGTTTCGGCGACGGCGTGGATGCGGCGGGCATCCGGGCAGCCGCGAAGGAGGCGATGGGCAAGGGCCGCGTCTCGGTGATCATGATCGAGACGCCCTCCAATCCCCTCAACACCCTGGTGGACATCGCTCTCATCAAGACCATCGCGGATGAGATCGGCGCAGCCCAGGGCCACCGCCCGGTCGTCGTCTGCGACAACACTCTGCTCGGCCCCATCTTTCAGAAGCCGCTCAACGACGGCGCCGACATCTCGATCTATTCGCTGACGAAATATGTCGGCGGCCATTCCGACCTGATCGCCGGCGCTGCGCTCGGCTCCAAGGAACTGATGAAGACCGTGCGCCTGCTGCGTTCGGCCATCGGCACGCAGCTCGACCCGCATTCCTGCTGGATGCTCGGGCGCTCGCTCGAGACCCTGGCGCTTCGCATGAACGCGGCGAACCGCAATGGGGAGATCGTGGCAGCTTTCCTGCACGAGCACCCGAGCGTGGCGAAGGTCCACCATCTCGCCTATCTGCCGGAGGGCTCCCGGGCGAAGGAGGTCTACGAATCCCAGAGCAGCGCTCCCGGCTCGACCTTCTCCTTCGACGTGAAGGGCGGAGAGGCGGAAGCCTTCCGGGTGCTCAACGCGCTCCAGGTCTTCAAGCTGGCGGTGAGCTTGGGCGGGACCGAGTCGCTGATCTCGCATCCGGCCTCCACGACCCATTCCGGCGTGCCAAAGGCAACGCGAGATCGCCTCGGCGTCTCCGACGCCACCATCCGCGTCTCCATCGGCATCGAGCACCCGGACGATCTGGTTGCCGATCTGGCGCAGGCGCTGGCGACGTTGGATTGA
- a CDS encoding AAA family ATPase, whose translation MARFAGTESYVATEDLTVAVNAAVTLERPLLVKGEPGTGKSVLAEEIARSLNAPLITWHIKSTTKAQQGLYEYDAVSRLRDSQLGDSRVSDIRNYIKRGKLWDAFAAEVRPVLLIDEIDKADIEFPNDLLLELDRMEFFVYETGETIRATRRPIVVITSNNEKELPDAFLRRCFFHYIKFPDAQTMARIVEVHYPGIKHRLVEEALKIFFDVREVPGLRKKPSTSELLDWLKLLLSEDIGPEKLRERDTRKLIPPLHGALLKNEQDVSLFEKLAFIARREGR comes from the coding sequence ATGGCGCGGTTTGCCGGAACTGAATCCTATGTGGCCACCGAGGACCTGACGGTTGCCGTCAATGCCGCCGTCACCCTGGAGCGTCCGCTCCTGGTGAAGGGCGAGCCCGGGACGGGCAAATCGGTTCTGGCGGAGGAGATCGCCAGGAGCCTGAACGCTCCGCTGATCACCTGGCACATCAAATCCACCACTAAGGCCCAGCAGGGGCTCTACGAATACGATGCGGTCTCGCGCCTGCGCGACAGCCAGCTCGGCGACAGCCGTGTGTCCGACATCCGCAACTATATCAAACGCGGCAAGCTGTGGGATGCCTTCGCCGCCGAGGTGCGGCCGGTGCTGCTGATCGACGAGATCGACAAGGCCGATATCGAGTTCCCGAACGATCTCCTGCTCGAACTCGACCGCATGGAATTCTTCGTCTACGAAACCGGCGAGACGATCCGCGCGACCCGACGTCCCATCGTCGTCATCACCTCCAACAACGAGAAGGAGCTGCCGGACGCCTTCCTTCGCCGCTGCTTCTTCCACTACATCAAGTTTCCGGACGCTCAGACCATGGCCCGGATCGTCGAAGTCCACTATCCCGGCATCAAGCATCGGCTGGTCGAGGAGGCCCTCAAGATCTTCTTCGACGTGCGCGAGGTGCCTGGCCTGCGCAAGAAGCCCTCCACCTCTGAGCTGCTCGACTGGCTCAAGCTCCTGCTGTCCGAGGATATCGGTCCGGAGAAGCTGCGCGAGCGCGACACCCGCAAGCTCATCCCGCCGCTGCACGGGGCGCTGTTGAAGAACGAGCAGGATGTGAGCCTCTTCGAGAAGCTGGCCTTCATCGCCAGACGGGAAGGGCGCTGA
- a CDS encoding SixA phosphatase family protein: MLRLLLLRHAKAAWPGGVLDLDRPLAKRGQEASLVMADYLKRERLLPNLVIVSPARRTHETWERVQPIVGEIAMRTDGRIYEAPVGRLLEVVREAKPGIRTLMMIGHNPGFEELARLLIGEGDMDGILRLGQKYPTAGLAVIDFALEDWADVAHKSGRLERFVTPKSLGNGEDD, translated from the coding sequence ATGCTCCGCCTCTTGCTCCTCCGCCACGCCAAGGCCGCCTGGCCCGGCGGCGTGCTCGATCTCGACCGGCCCCTCGCCAAGCGCGGGCAGGAGGCATCCCTCGTCATGGCCGACTACCTGAAGAGGGAACGGCTCCTGCCCAATCTCGTCATCGTCTCGCCGGCGCGGCGGACGCACGAGACCTGGGAGCGCGTGCAGCCGATCGTCGGCGAGATCGCGATGCGCACCGACGGGCGGATCTACGAAGCGCCGGTCGGCCGGCTTCTGGAGGTCGTGCGCGAGGCGAAGCCAGGGATCCGAACCCTGATGATGATCGGCCACAATCCCGGCTTTGAGGAACTGGCACGGCTTCTCATCGGCGAGGGCGACATGGACGGGATCCTGCGCCTCGGCCAGAAATATCCGACCGCCGGCCTCGCCGTCATCGATTTTGCCCTGGAGGACTGGGCCGATGTCGCGCACAAGTCCGGACGGCTCGAGCGTTTCGTGACGCCGAAATCGCTGGGCAATGGCGAGGACGATTAG
- a CDS encoding GNAT family N-acetyltransferase codes for MAPPFSRQSLMSSTISIRPLDPSDAQAFQRLRLEGLENSPEAFASSYEEEVSLSIETVSARIPSSGPNAIFGAFADGVLVGVAGFAVHDRMKARHKGVMWGVYVKPEWRGQKVGQALVRQVIDHAARHVIVLEAAVTLTNEGARRTYHGLGFNPYGIERKAIRVGDAFYDEELLFLEF; via the coding sequence ATGGCTCCCCCTTTTTCCCGGCAGAGCCTCATGTCCTCCACGATCTCGATCCGCCCCCTCGATCCATCCGACGCGCAGGCCTTTCAGCGCCTGCGGCTGGAGGGGCTCGAGAACAGCCCCGAGGCCTTCGCTTCCAGCTATGAGGAAGAGGTTTCGCTGTCGATCGAGACGGTCAGCGCCCGGATCCCCTCCTCCGGACCGAACGCCATCTTCGGCGCCTTCGCCGATGGGGTCCTTGTCGGCGTGGCGGGGTTCGCCGTTCATGACCGCATGAAAGCCCGCCACAAGGGCGTGATGTGGGGCGTCTATGTGAAGCCGGAATGGCGCGGGCAGAAGGTCGGGCAAGCTCTCGTCCGGCAGGTGATCGATCATGCCGCCCGGCACGTGATCGTGCTCGAAGCGGCCGTCACTCTCACGAACGAGGGCGCCCGGCGCACCTATCACGGCCTCGGCTTCAACCCCTACGGCATCGAGCGCAAGGCGATCCGGGTGGGCGACGCCTTCTACGACGAGGAACTGCTCTTTCTCGAATTTTGA
- a CDS encoding YcjX family protein, which produces MSVITDLASRAGSAAHSLWEASGQLIQPSLRLGVTGLARSGKTVFTTALVHHLTRGTNLPAFRASAEGRIRRAHLAHQPDDAVPRFPYEEHMAALTESRRWPQSTNRISELRVDVEYERKAGWRTGPASLALDIVDYPGEWLLDLALLEAGYAEWSRQTIEASRKRDRAPAAGHWHEALKTFDPSGASDEMLAFRASEVFKDYLTVLRAGSEAVATTPPGRFLMPGDLAGSPALTFAPLDLPQGQPIAPGSFAALMERRFEAYKTHVVRPFFRDHFQRIDRQIVLVDVLAAIDAGPVALAELEEALDQVLMAFRIGRNTFLSRLFSPRADRVLFAATKADHIHHTDHDRLDAILRLLVNRASRRTEAAGARVGTVALASVRATRETTIREGRETLRAVAGVPEAGERVGGEIFDGETEAAIFPGELPETPEAVFQGAIPPGSFRFPRFRPPKLPVDAAGRMAKMPHIRLDRALEFLLGDRFA; this is translated from the coding sequence GTGTCCGTCATCACCGATCTCGCCTCCCGCGCCGGGTCCGCGGCGCACTCCCTCTGGGAGGCCTCCGGCCAGCTGATCCAGCCCTCCCTCCGTCTCGGCGTCACAGGTCTCGCCCGCTCCGGGAAAACTGTGTTCACCACGGCGCTCGTGCATCATCTGACGCGGGGCACGAATCTTCCCGCCTTCCGCGCCTCCGCCGAAGGGCGGATCCGGCGGGCGCATCTGGCGCATCAGCCCGACGATGCGGTACCGCGCTTTCCTTACGAAGAGCACATGGCGGCCCTCACCGAGAGCCGCCGCTGGCCGCAATCCACGAACCGGATCAGCGAGTTGCGGGTGGATGTCGAATACGAGCGCAAGGCCGGCTGGCGCACGGGCCCGGCCTCGCTCGCCCTCGACATCGTCGATTATCCCGGCGAATGGCTGCTCGATCTCGCGCTTCTCGAGGCCGGTTACGCGGAATGGTCACGCCAGACCATCGAGGCGAGCCGCAAGCGCGACCGGGCGCCGGCTGCGGGGCATTGGCATGAAGCCCTGAAAACCTTCGATCCGTCAGGCGCTTCCGACGAGATGCTGGCGTTCAGGGCGAGCGAGGTCTTCAAGGATTATCTCACCGTCCTGCGCGCCGGGTCCGAGGCCGTGGCGACCACGCCGCCGGGGCGCTTCCTGATGCCGGGCGACCTTGCCGGCTCGCCCGCGCTCACCTTCGCCCCCCTCGATCTGCCCCAGGGCCAGCCGATCGCGCCGGGCAGCTTCGCCGCCCTCATGGAGCGGCGTTTCGAGGCCTACAAGACCCATGTGGTCAGGCCCTTCTTCCGCGATCATTTCCAGCGCATCGACCGCCAGATCGTGCTCGTGGACGTGCTCGCCGCCATCGATGCCGGGCCCGTGGCCCTGGCGGAACTGGAGGAGGCCCTCGATCAGGTGCTGATGGCGTTCCGGATCGGCCGCAATACGTTCCTGTCCCGCCTGTTCTCGCCCCGCGCCGACCGGGTCCTGTTCGCCGCGACCAAGGCCGATCACATCCACCACACCGACCACGACCGGCTCGACGCGATCCTGCGCCTTCTCGTGAACCGCGCCTCGCGCCGGACCGAGGCTGCCGGAGCGCGGGTCGGCACCGTGGCGCTCGCCTCCGTGCGCGCCACCCGCGAAACCACGATCCGCGAAGGCCGCGAGACCCTGCGCGCCGTCGCCGGCGTGCCTGAGGCGGGCGAGCGCGTCGGAGGCGAGATTTTCGATGGGGAGACGGAGGCCGCGATCTTTCCGGGCGAACTGCCGGAGACACCCGAGGCCGTGTTCCAGGGCGCGATCCCGCCGGGCTCGTTCAGGTTCCCGCGTTTCCGTCCGCCCAAGCTGCCGGTCGATGCGGCGGGCCGCATGGCCAAGATGCCCCATATCCGCCTGGACCGGGCGCTTGAATTCCTGCTGGGGGACCGTTTCGCATGA
- a CDS encoding YcjF family protein, which yields MSRQPRAYRLDDPNVTAGAVQVTEEPFDAIEAADGVVVPMGDKRRAPWVGILLSALSGLLLLGLGLAVENLIVDLYAIAPWLGWVALVLAVLAVLAFLAIVGREVAGIWREQKIEHLREAAIDALAVKDHKAAKSIVSDLLALYGGRAAAAQGSARLKGLTEEIIDADDRLAIAERELLAPLDVQAKRAIAGAAKQVSLVTAVSPRAIVDVAFVIFVAVRLLRTLSRIYGGRPGLFGFLRLAKAAFNHLAVTGGMAVGDSLMQQVLGLGLAARISAKLGEGVLNGLMTARFGLAALSVCRPLPFIREEIPRIGDVAGELISRAEAAAD from the coding sequence ATGAGCCGCCAACCTCGCGCCTATCGTCTCGACGATCCGAACGTCACCGCCGGCGCCGTGCAGGTGACGGAGGAGCCCTTCGACGCCATCGAGGCGGCCGACGGTGTCGTCGTGCCGATGGGAGATAAGCGCCGGGCGCCCTGGGTCGGCATTCTTCTCTCTGCGTTGTCCGGGCTGCTGCTCCTGGGACTCGGGCTCGCGGTCGAGAACCTGATCGTCGACCTCTATGCGATCGCGCCCTGGCTCGGTTGGGTGGCGCTGGTGCTGGCCGTCCTGGCCGTCCTGGCCTTCCTCGCCATCGTCGGCCGCGAGGTGGCCGGGATCTGGCGGGAGCAGAAGATCGAGCACCTGCGCGAGGCTGCCATCGACGCGCTTGCCGTCAAGGACCATAAGGCTGCCAAGAGCATCGTTTCCGATCTCCTGGCCCTCTACGGCGGCCGGGCCGCGGCGGCTCAAGGGAGCGCCCGGCTGAAAGGCCTGACCGAGGAGATCATCGACGCGGATGACCGCCTCGCCATCGCCGAGCGCGAGCTTCTGGCCCCTCTCGACGTCCAGGCCAAGAGGGCGATCGCGGGCGCCGCGAAGCAGGTTTCCCTTGTCACGGCAGTGAGCCCACGCGCCATCGTCGACGTCGCCTTCGTGATCTTCGTGGCGGTACGCCTCCTGCGGACGCTCTCGCGGATCTATGGCGGAAGGCCCGGCCTGTTCGGCTTCCTGCGGCTCGCCAAGGCGGCCTTCAACCATCTCGCGGTGACCGGCGGCATGGCCGTCGGCGACAGCCTGATGCAGCAGGTCCTGGGGCTCGGGCTTGCGGCCCGCATCTCGGCCAAGCTCGGCGAAGGCGTCCTGAACGGGCTGATGACCGCCCGGTTCGGCCTTGCGGCCCTCTCCGTCTGCCGTCCGCTTCCCTTCATCCGTGAGGAGATCCCCAGGATCGGCGACGTTGCCGGGGAGCTGATCAGCCGGGCAGAGGCTGCGGCCGATTAA
- the dksA gene encoding RNA polymerase-binding protein DksA, which yields MTDIVIDEGYRPTEDEPFMNERQREYFRRKLIRWKHDILKEAQETLATLQSENENHPDLADRASSETDRAIELRARDRQRKLIAKIDAALARIEDGSYGYCEETGDPISLKRLEARPIATLSLEAQERHERNERVYRDD from the coding sequence ATGACAGATATCGTGATTGATGAGGGTTATCGTCCGACAGAAGACGAGCCCTTCATGAATGAACGGCAAAGGGAGTATTTCAGGCGCAAGCTGATCCGTTGGAAGCACGACATCCTCAAAGAGGCTCAGGAAACTCTCGCCACCTTGCAGAGCGAGAACGAGAATCATCCTGACCTTGCGGATCGCGCCTCCTCGGAAACGGACCGCGCCATCGAGCTTCGCGCCCGCGATCGCCAGCGCAAGCTCATTGCCAAGATCGACGCCGCGCTCGCGCGGATCGAAGACGGCTCTTACGGCTATTGCGAGGAAACCGGAGATCCGATTTCCCTCAAGCGCCTCGAGGCTCGCCCCATCGCAACCCTTTCGCTCGAGGCGCAGGAACGCCACGAGAGGAACGAGCGGGTCTACCGGGACGACTGA